The proteins below are encoded in one region of Selenihalanaerobacter shriftii:
- a CDS encoding ECF transporter S component: MNKTKELSLKGLLIALVTVSTMVIKVPVPATEGYIHLGDSMIYLSSILFGPGVGLIAGGLGSALADLLSGYGHWALPTLIIKGIEGLIIGKIAIRSRGETSVRFKDVIAALLGGGWMVAGYYLGGAILTKSFIAPLSSIPWNIIQAVGGAVIAFPVLFAILKTDLLEI; this comes from the coding sequence ATGAATAAAACTAAAGAGTTATCTTTGAAAGGATTATTAATTGCGTTAGTTACTGTGTCGACTATGGTGATTAAGGTGCCAGTGCCGGCTACAGAGGGGTATATTCACTTAGGAGACAGTATGATTTATTTGAGTAGTATTTTATTTGGTCCTGGGGTTGGTTTAATAGCAGGAGGATTAGGTTCGGCATTGGCTGACTTACTTTCGGGTTATGGTCACTGGGCTTTGCCTACGTTAATTATTAAAGGGATTGAAGGGTTAATTATCGGTAAAATTGCAATTAGAAGTAGGGGTGAAACATCTGTAAGGTTTAAAGATGTTATAGCAGCTTTATTAGGTGGAGGTTGGATGGTAGCAGGTTATTACTTAGGAGGCGCTATATTGACTAAGAGTTTTATTGCACCATTGAGCAGTATACCTTGGAATATTATTCAAGCAGTTGGAGGAGCAGTAATAGCTTTCCCAGTATTATTTGCTATTTTAAAGACAGATTTACTAGAAATCTAA
- a CDS encoding ribonuclease H-like YkuK family protein — MKLISPTEGELEFAEAFSSIIDFVKEVPEANYRLMIGSDSQQGEMAVFVTTIVIYREGKGARFYYNKEILSPHPTLRQKIYHETVKSLKVAGKVAEKMAEKESVADLNIEVHLDVGRNGETRDLIKEVVGMVAGSGYEAKIKPSAYCASNVADRYTK, encoded by the coding sequence ATGAAATTAATTAGTCCTACAGAAGGTGAATTAGAATTTGCTGAAGCTTTTTCTAGTATAATTGATTTTGTAAAAGAGGTACCTGAAGCTAATTATCGTTTAATGATAGGTAGTGATTCACAACAAGGAGAGATGGCTGTCTTTGTAACAACTATTGTTATTTATAGGGAAGGAAAAGGAGCACGATTTTATTACAATAAAGAGATATTATCTCCACACCCAACATTAAGACAGAAGATATATCATGAAACAGTAAAAAGTTTAAAGGTAGCAGGAAAAGTGGCAGAAAAGATGGCAGAAAAAGAGTCAGTAGCAGATTTAAATATTGAAGTTCATCTTGATGTAGGAAGAAATGGAGAAACTCGAGATTTGATTAAAGAAGTAGTAGGTATGGTAGCTGGGAGTGGTTATGAAGCTAAAATAAAACCATCAGCTTACTGTGCTTCTAATGTAGCAGATAGATATACGAAATAA
- the gdhA gene encoding NADP-specific glutamate dehydrogenase produces the protein MSNYVSNVLDKVTERNANEPEFHQAVKEVLESIEPVFDKHPEYKDAGILERIVEPERQIIFRVPWVDDEGNVQVNRGFRFEFNSALGPYKGGLRFHPSVYAGIVKFLGFEQIFKNALTGRPIGGGKGGSDFDPKGKSDAEVMRFCQSFMTELYRHIGPSTDVPAGDIGVGGREIGYLFGQYKRIVNSFDAGVLTGKGLDWGGSLVRTEATGYGLVYIVEELLKDHDDSFEGKDIVISGSGNVAIYATEKAQELGANVIALSDSSGYVYDSEGIKLDTVKRIKEVERGRIKEYVEEHPSAEYVAESFDIWNVECDIALPCATQNELDEDSAKVLVEHGVKIVGEGANMPCTPEAVEVFQENDVFYIPGKAANAGGVATSAIEMTQNGMWDSWSFEKVDAELNKIMVDIYNNASTIAKEYGMEGDLVAGANIAGFLKVANSMLDQGVV, from the coding sequence ATGAGTAATTATGTTTCTAATGTATTAGATAAGGTAACTGAAAGGAATGCAAATGAACCAGAGTTTCATCAAGCAGTAAAAGAGGTATTAGAGTCTATTGAACCAGTTTTTGATAAGCATCCTGAATATAAAGATGCTGGAATTTTAGAAAGAATTGTTGAACCAGAAAGACAGATCATCTTTAGAGTACCTTGGGTAGATGATGAAGGTAATGTGCAAGTTAATCGTGGTTTCAGATTTGAATTTAATAGTGCTCTTGGACCTTATAAGGGTGGTTTAAGATTCCATCCATCGGTTTATGCTGGTATTGTTAAGTTTTTAGGTTTTGAACAGATATTTAAGAATGCTCTAACTGGACGTCCTATCGGTGGAGGTAAAGGTGGTAGTGATTTTGACCCTAAAGGTAAATCAGATGCTGAAGTTATGAGATTTTGTCAAAGCTTTATGACAGAACTTTATCGTCATATTGGTCCAAGTACTGATGTTCCAGCAGGTGATATTGGAGTTGGTGGAAGAGAAATTGGTTATTTATTTGGTCAATATAAGAGAATAGTTAACTCATTTGATGCAGGTGTATTAACAGGTAAAGGATTAGACTGGGGTGGAAGTTTAGTTAGAACAGAAGCTACAGGATATGGATTAGTATATATTGTTGAAGAGCTGCTTAAAGATCATGATGATTCTTTTGAAGGAAAGGACATCGTAATCTCAGGTTCTGGTAATGTAGCCATTTATGCTACTGAGAAAGCTCAAGAATTAGGAGCAAATGTAATAGCTCTCAGTGATTCTAGTGGTTATGTATATGATTCAGAAGGAATTAAACTTGATACAGTTAAACGTATTAAGGAAGTAGAAAGAGGAAGAATTAAAGAGTATGTTGAGGAACATCCTTCTGCTGAATATGTTGCAGAAAGCTTTGATATTTGGAATGTTGAATGTGATATTGCATTACCATGTGCTACTCAGAATGAATTAGATGAAGATTCAGCTAAGGTTCTTGTAGAGCATGGAGTAAAGATTGTTGGTGAAGGTGCTAATATGCCATGTACTCCAGAAGCTGTTGAAGTATTCCAAGAGAATGATGTATTCTATATTCCTGGTAAGGCTGCTAATGCTGGTGGAGTTGCTACTTCTGCCATCGAGATGACTCAGAATGGCATGTGGGATTCTTGGAGTTTCGAAAAAGTAGATGCAGAACTTAACAAAATTATGGTCGATATTTATAATAATGCAAGTACTATAGCTAAAGAGTATGGTATGGAAGGTGACCTAGTTGCAGGAGCTAATATTGCTGGCTTCCTAAAAGTTGCTAATTCTATGCTTGATCAAGGAGTTGTATAA
- a CDS encoding sulfide/dihydroorotate dehydrogenase-like FAD/NAD-binding protein, which translates to MAKILDKRDLAPEIDLFTIDAPLVAQKAQPGHFVIVRASETGERIPLTIVDYNRDEGTIDLVIQAVGCSTIELCNLEQGDEFLDLLGPLGEPIEIKEIGTVVCVAGGLGVAPVYPKAKYLKEAGNKIISIVGAQTEEMLIMKDEMEEVSDEIYFATDDGTLGEKGFVTNILDSLLDERDEVDEVVAVGPAVMMKAACEVTTEYDIDTIVSLNPIMIDGTGMCGGCRVTVDGERLFACVDGPAFDGHAVDFEELMMRQSHYEDEEEEAEHKCNLDREVE; encoded by the coding sequence ATGGCAAAGATATTAGATAAGAGAGATTTAGCTCCTGAAATTGATTTGTTTACTATTGATGCACCATTAGTAGCCCAGAAGGCACAACCTGGTCATTTTGTAATTGTTAGAGCTTCTGAAACTGGAGAAAGAATCCCTTTAACCATTGTAGATTATAATCGTGATGAAGGAACTATAGATTTAGTTATTCAAGCTGTAGGGTGTTCTACAATTGAACTTTGTAATTTAGAACAAGGTGATGAGTTTTTAGATTTATTAGGCCCGTTAGGAGAACCAATTGAAATTAAAGAAATTGGTACAGTTGTTTGTGTAGCAGGTGGATTAGGAGTAGCACCTGTTTACCCCAAAGCTAAATATTTAAAAGAGGCTGGGAATAAGATTATTAGTATTGTAGGTGCTCAGACTGAAGAAATGTTAATTATGAAAGACGAAATGGAAGAAGTTTCAGATGAAATTTACTTTGCTACAGATGATGGTACTTTAGGTGAAAAAGGTTTTGTAACTAATATTTTGGATTCTTTATTAGATGAACGGGATGAAGTAGATGAAGTAGTAGCTGTTGGTCCGGCAGTTATGATGAAGGCTGCCTGTGAAGTGACTACTGAATATGATATAGATACGATTGTTAGTTTAAATCCAATTATGATTGATGGTACTGGAATGTGCGGTGGATGTCGAGTAACAGTTGATGGAGAGCGGCTATTTGCATGTGTTGATGGACCGGCATTTGATGGTCACGCAGTAGATTTTGAAGAGTTAATGATGAGACAAAGCCATTATGAAGATGAGGAAGAGGAAGCTGAACACAAGTGCAATTTAGATAGGGAGGTGGAGTAA
- a CDS encoding IclR family transcriptional regulator gives MAKKKVVQSVDRALIILEALADEGRPMTLSNLAEKTELNISTVHRILNTLALRDFIEQNQDSGKYYLGLKAFEIGNAAKKNINLINITKPYLKELVDKCNETTNLAILDEGEVVYVDQAASTNIVKMFAQIGSRGPAYCTGTGKALLAYEDPEKWPELFEQMEFKKLTTKTKVDPKRLEEELRKIRKQGYALDMGEMEEGVRCVAAPIKNHDGEVVAAISISGPSIRMTEKYIKNEVIPIIMEVANQISNQLGHH, from the coding sequence ATGGCTAAGAAGAAAGTTGTGCAATCTGTGGATAGGGCTTTAATTATTTTAGAAGCTTTAGCAGATGAAGGGAGGCCGATGACGCTTAGTAACCTAGCTGAGAAGACAGAATTAAATATTAGCACAGTACACAGAATACTTAATACACTAGCTTTAAGAGATTTTATAGAGCAAAATCAAGACAGTGGAAAATATTATTTAGGTTTAAAGGCTTTTGAAATCGGTAATGCTGCTAAGAAGAATATTAATTTAATTAATATTACTAAACCTTATTTAAAAGAATTAGTAGATAAATGTAATGAAACTACTAATTTAGCAATTTTAGATGAAGGAGAAGTAGTTTATGTAGACCAAGCTGCATCTACTAATATAGTTAAGATGTTTGCTCAAATAGGTAGTAGAGGGCCGGCTTATTGTACAGGCACTGGTAAAGCATTATTGGCTTATGAAGATCCTGAAAAATGGCCTGAACTATTTGAACAAATGGAATTTAAAAAACTAACTACTAAGACTAAAGTAGACCCTAAAAGGCTAGAAGAAGAGTTAAGAAAGATTAGAAAGCAAGGATATGCTTTAGATATGGGAGAAATGGAAGAAGGAGTTCGTTGTGTAGCAGCACCGATTAAGAATCATGATGGAGAAGTAGTTGCTGCTATAAGTATTTCTGGACCTAGTATTAGAATGACTGAAAAATATATTAAGAATGAAGTAATACCAATAATTATGGAAGTAGCAAATCAAATTTCTAATCAATTGGGGCACCATTAA
- a CDS encoding AIR synthase family protein produces MKAGKIDINNLKKLVLDQISVSNEEVLVRPKIGEDSTVIDFGEFVAVMSTDPITGVQEGMGSLAVNVACNDIAANGASPIGIQQVLLVPPETSEDEIIAIIKDINQAAQELGIDILGGHTEVTDIVNQPLVSCTAIGKTSKDKYVTSSGAQVGDDIVVTKWTGLEGTAILAADYYQDLINLGVDPELLEEGQQLVNHLSVITEGLIGADFQVNAMHDVTEGGLYGSLYELTSAAEVGFKINQDSIPLHPATKEITNSLEINPYHLIGSGMMILTTELGDELVSNLSKEGISSAVIGKITGEKRIIITKEERLEITDPPQDELWRFLARD; encoded by the coding sequence ATGAAGGCTGGAAAGATAGATATCAATAATTTAAAGAAATTAGTTTTAGACCAGATTTCGGTAAGTAATGAAGAAGTATTAGTGAGACCCAAAATAGGTGAAGATTCAACAGTGATTGATTTTGGAGAATTTGTTGCTGTCATGTCTACAGATCCTATTACTGGAGTACAAGAAGGAATGGGAAGTCTAGCTGTTAATGTGGCTTGTAATGATATTGCGGCTAATGGCGCTAGTCCGATTGGAATTCAGCAAGTATTATTAGTACCTCCTGAGACTTCAGAAGATGAAATCATAGCAATTATAAAGGATATTAATCAAGCAGCTCAAGAATTAGGGATAGATATATTAGGTGGACATACAGAGGTAACAGATATCGTTAATCAACCTTTGGTTTCTTGTACAGCTATCGGAAAGACGAGCAAAGATAAATATGTTACATCCTCAGGAGCGCAAGTAGGTGACGATATCGTAGTTACTAAATGGACAGGCTTAGAAGGGACAGCTATCTTAGCTGCAGATTATTATCAAGACTTAATAAACTTAGGAGTTGATCCAGAATTATTAGAAGAAGGTCAACAGTTAGTTAATCATTTAAGTGTAATTACGGAAGGATTAATAGGTGCAGATTTTCAGGTGAATGCTATGCATGATGTGACAGAAGGAGGTTTATATGGCTCCCTTTATGAATTAACATCGGCTGCAGAGGTTGGATTTAAGATTAATCAAGATTCAATTCCGCTTCATCCTGCAACTAAAGAAATTACAAATTCTTTAGAGATCAACCCTTATCATTTAATTGGATCAGGAATGATGATTTTGACAACTGAACTAGGTGATGAATTAGTAAGTAATTTGAGTAAGGAAGGTATTAGTTCTGCTGTTATTGGTAAGATTACAGGTGAAAAGAGGATAATAATTACTAAAGAAGAGAGGCTAGAAATTACAGATCCACCACAGGATGAATTATGGAGATTTTTAGCAAGGGATTGA
- a CDS encoding Veg family protein: protein MGNNILNQIKVDLESFVGKQVSLKANQGRKKIIEKEGVLEETYSNVFVVKVDNDQTPRKVSYSYADILTETVEIKIKGNSTRIGCVSV from the coding sequence ATGGGTAATAATATCTTGAATCAAATCAAAGTTGACTTGGAGTCTTTTGTAGGTAAACAGGTTAGTTTGAAGGCGAATCAAGGTAGAAAAAAGATTATTGAGAAAGAAGGAGTATTAGAAGAGACATACTCTAATGTTTTTGTAGTTAAAGTAGATAATGATCAAACACCGCGCAAAGTTTCCTATAGTTATGCTGATATTTTAACCGAAACAGTTGAAATTAAAATAAAAGGTAATAGTACTAGGATTGGTTGTGTAAGTGTCTAA
- the gltA gene encoding NADPH-dependent glutamate synthase, which yields MAKRQTMTKQSSEKRINNFNEVANGFTKEEAMLEAKRCLQCKNKPCVDGCPVEVPIPEFIDQVLEEDFSKASDTIKAKNALPAICGRVCPQEEQCEAECILGKKGEPVAIGALERFVADEESNEKAKVKVSNKNSGAKVAIVGSGPSGLTAAADLAKLGYQVTLFEALSEPGGVLRYGIPEFRLPKSIVTEEIEHIKELGVEVQANVLIGSTLSIEDLWEKGYKAIFVGTGAGLPYFLSLPGENLNGVYSSNEFLTRANLMKAYKFPEYKTPITVGDKVAVVGAGNVAMDSARTALRLGAEEVSIVYRRSRNEMPAREEEIENAEEERIDLKLLRNPTRIIGNDEGWVEELECVKMELGEPDSSGRPRPIPIENSEFTIPVDVVIIAIGQGPNPLLPKKTPELETTKWDNIIVDDDTYQTSISGVFAGGDVIGGSATVIAAMGDGRQAAKSIHKYLQE from the coding sequence ATGGCTAAAAGACAAACAATGACAAAGCAGTCCTCAGAAAAGAGAATTAATAATTTTAATGAAGTAGCTAATGGTTTCACTAAAGAAGAGGCTATGCTAGAAGCTAAACGGTGTTTGCAATGTAAGAATAAGCCATGTGTAGATGGATGTCCAGTAGAAGTACCTATTCCTGAATTTATTGATCAGGTGTTAGAAGAGGATTTTTCTAAAGCATCAGATACTATTAAAGCCAAGAATGCTCTACCGGCTATTTGTGGTCGAGTTTGTCCTCAAGAAGAACAGTGTGAAGCGGAATGTATTCTTGGTAAGAAAGGTGAACCGGTAGCTATTGGAGCTTTAGAGAGATTTGTAGCTGATGAAGAATCGAACGAAAAAGCAAAAGTAAAGGTCTCTAATAAAAACTCAGGTGCTAAAGTAGCCATAGTTGGTTCTGGTCCTTCGGGTTTAACAGCAGCAGCTGACTTAGCAAAGTTAGGGTATCAGGTAACTTTATTTGAAGCTTTATCTGAACCAGGAGGAGTATTAAGATATGGAATCCCGGAGTTTAGATTACCGAAATCAATTGTGACAGAAGAGATAGAGCATATTAAAGAATTAGGAGTAGAAGTGCAGGCTAATGTCTTAATTGGTTCTACCTTAAGTATTGAAGATCTTTGGGAAAAAGGGTATAAAGCCATTTTTGTTGGAACTGGAGCTGGCTTACCTTACTTTTTAAGCTTACCTGGTGAGAACTTAAATGGAGTTTATTCATCTAATGAATTTTTAACTAGAGCTAATTTAATGAAGGCTTATAAGTTCCCAGAATATAAGACACCAATTACTGTTGGAGATAAAGTAGCAGTAGTAGGTGCAGGTAATGTGGCTATGGATTCGGCTAGAACAGCTTTGCGTTTAGGGGCTGAAGAAGTTTCTATAGTTTATCGTCGTTCTCGCAATGAGATGCCGGCTAGAGAAGAAGAGATAGAGAATGCAGAAGAAGAAAGAATAGATTTAAAATTATTGAGGAATCCAACTAGAATTATTGGTAATGATGAAGGTTGGGTAGAAGAACTAGAGTGTGTAAAAATGGAGTTAGGAGAACCAGATAGTAGTGGAAGACCACGACCAATTCCTATTGAAAATTCAGAATTTACTATTCCAGTGGATGTAGTTATTATTGCTATTGGTCAAGGTCCAAACCCATTATTACCTAAGAAGACTCCTGAATTGGAAACAACAAAGTGGGATAATATTATTGTAGATGATGATACGTACCAAACTTCAATATCAGGAGTTTTTGCTGGTGGAGATGTTATTGGTGGTTCAGCTA